A DNA window from Euwallacea fornicatus isolate EFF26 chromosome 17, ASM4011564v1, whole genome shotgun sequence contains the following coding sequences:
- the LOC136344464 gene encoding transcription termination factor 1-like isoform X3, translating to MKPFSEDTSVSTNGGNIEKFDMQAQDLDYSRSPSMHSKKKKQSIKTITIKDEDSESYCLFTRPKKHGLDIKKEISFNNSISTDNSLVIDESVPKLKRKKVKKSSSERNIDSSRSLQDLTDSQSSVRRLSQLSQELNLQSESMLNTNDESSLMLNGWERSFKMTKRKSACCENGASEKKSKLKEDEAISETSFDSSEIAFIASTPHKSRKKTKSDHADSDSSIPCAQVDHQRYIKFEESLKEDEDSNSSNQESACEKEDDIKLIFKRKFSEVNFEIPELHSILDRASKPTPEQRKRIQTDGIKVKYGRFDRQEDRQIRDNWMYFVELNELNVEPEAFFTLSKNRISLAQKKIFLHYLARGMPERTPYNVYKRFKILMQTAKVGRFTIEEDACIKNSLMSNKEEPVSITKLAKKLQRLPRSVEKKVKALKMNQRNIKWHGRNICVFIKYILKVTKTPEDRIHELKTRDVTMKEWKTLSMKLDSVPVRILQRVWYQSLYPALFIPHAVCDLKEIKLQLIKMLHENNETEWCKVDWKQYATHFEGMTASKVYTLFRMLVTIFVPKDKRTNLKKCLKLLKKVEEARIRSHLLHKIIYDKGEIKYENPDVIAIYDVDSDENFEGVNSFG from the exons ATGAAGCCTTTCAGTGAAGATACCTCTGTCTCTACAAATGGAGGAAACATTGAGAAGTTTGACATGCAAGCTCAAGACCTGGATTATTCTAGATCACCTTCAATGCA TTCTAAGAAGAAAAAGCAAAGCATAAAGACTATAACTATTAAAGATGAGGACAG TGAAAGTTACTGTCTTTTTACAAGACCTAAAAAACACGGCTTGGATATTAAGAAGGAAATAAGTTTCAACAATTCAATAAGTACAGATAATTCTTTAGTGATAGATGAAAG TGTCCCTAAACTTAAAAGAAAGAAGGTGAAAAAATCTTCCTCTGAAAGGAACATTGATTCCAGTAGAAGTTTGCAGGATCTAACTGACTCTCAGTCTTCAGTAAG AAGGCTTTCACAATTAAGCCAAGAATTAAATCTACAAAGTGAGTCCATGTTAAATACAAATGATGAGAGTTCTTTAATGTTAAATGGATGGGAAAG ATCATTCAAAATGACAAAGAGAAAATCAGCTTGTTGTGAAAACGGCGctagtgaaaaaaaatcgaaactaaAAGAGGATGAAGCCATTTCTGAGACCAGTTTTGATTCCTCTGAGATTGCATTCATTGCCTCAACACCGCATAAAAGTAGGAAGAAAACTAAAAGTGATCATGCTGATTCTGACTCCAGTATACCCTGTGCACAAGTGGACCACCAAAGATACATAAAATTCGAAG AATCTCTAAAAGAGGACGAGGATAGTAATTCTTCAAATCAAGAAAGTGCTTGCGAAAAAGAGGACGACATCAAG ctgatatttaagagaaaattttcagaGGTGAATTTTGAGATCCCGGAGCTTCACAGCATTCTGGATCGCGCCTCCAAACCCACGCCCGAACAGCGTAAGCGTATACAGACCGATGGCATTAAAGTGAAATATGGCCGATTTGATAGGCAAGAGGACAGGCAAATCAGGGACAATTGGATGTATTTCGTAGAG TTGAATGAGTTGAACGTGGAACCGGAAGCATTCTTTACCCTGAGTAAGAATCGCATTAGTCTGGCACAAAAGAAGatctttttgcattatttggCCCGAGGCATGCCGGAAAGGACGCCATACAACGTTTATAAACGATTCAAAATCCTAATGCAGACTGCTAAAGTTGGAAG ATTTACAATAGAGGAAGATGCCTGCATAAAGAATTCGCTGATGTCAAATAAGGAAGAACCAGTATCCATTACGAAGTTAGCCAAGAAGCTTCAAAGACTACCTCGTTCTGTAGAAAAGAAAGTGAAAGCTTTAAAGATGAATCAGAGAAACATTAAATGGCACGGAAGAAATATCTGcgttttcataaaatacatACTAAAAGTAACTAAAACCCCAGAAGATCGAATACACGAGTTAAAAACACGGGACGTCACTATGAAAGAGTGGAAGACTCTCTCGATGAAGTTAGACAGCGTTCCAGTGCGGATTCTGCAACGAGTTTGGTACCAATCGCTGTACCCAGCTCTCTTTATTCCTCATGCAGTATGcgatttaaaggaaattaagCTGCAGCTCATTAAAAT GTTGCACGAAAATAATGAAACCGAGTGGTGCAAAGTTGACTGGAAACAATATGCGACACATTTTGAAGGAATGACCGCTTCAAAAGTCTACACGTTGTTCAGGATGCTGGTTACGATCTTCGTGCCAAAAGACAAGAGGACCAATCTTAAGA AATGCCTTAAGCTACTGAAGAAAGTAGAAGAGGCAAGGATCCGTTCTCATCTACTGCACAAAATTATCTACGACAAAGGCGAAATAAAGTATGAAAATCCAGATGTCATTGCAATTTACGATGTTGAttctgatgaaaatttcgaaggaGTGAATTCGTTTGGTTGA
- the LOC136344464 gene encoding transcription termination factor 1-like isoform X2, translated as MKPFSEDTSVSTNGGNIEKFDMQAQDLDYSRSPSMHSKKKKQSIKTITIKDEDSESYCLFTRPKKHGLDIKKEISFNNSISTDNSLVIDESFLGGNSVPKLKRKKVKKSSSERNIDSSRSLQDLTDSQSSVRLSQLSQELNLQSESMLNTNDESSLMLNGWERSFKMTKRKSACCENGASEKKSKLKEDEAISETSFDSSEIAFIASTPHKSRKKTKSDHADSDSSIPCAQVDHQRYIKFEESLKEDEDSNSSNQESACEKEDDIKLIFKRKFSEVNFEIPELHSILDRASKPTPEQRKRIQTDGIKVKYGRFDRQEDRQIRDNWMYFVELNELNVEPEAFFTLSKNRISLAQKKIFLHYLARGMPERTPYNVYKRFKILMQTAKVGRFTIEEDACIKNSLMSNKEEPVSITKLAKKLQRLPRSVEKKVKALKMNQRNIKWHGRNICVFIKYILKVTKTPEDRIHELKTRDVTMKEWKTLSMKLDSVPVRILQRVWYQSLYPALFIPHAVCDLKEIKLQLIKMLHENNETEWCKVDWKQYATHFEGMTASKVYTLFRMLVTIFVPKDKRTNLKKCLKLLKKVEEARIRSHLLHKIIYDKGEIKYENPDVIAIYDVDSDENFEGVNSFG; from the exons ATGAAGCCTTTCAGTGAAGATACCTCTGTCTCTACAAATGGAGGAAACATTGAGAAGTTTGACATGCAAGCTCAAGACCTGGATTATTCTAGATCACCTTCAATGCA TTCTAAGAAGAAAAAGCAAAGCATAAAGACTATAACTATTAAAGATGAGGACAG TGAAAGTTACTGTCTTTTTACAAGACCTAAAAAACACGGCTTGGATATTAAGAAGGAAATAAGTTTCAACAATTCAATAAGTACAGATAATTCTTTAGTGATAGATGAAAG CTTTTTGGGGGGAAACAGTGTCCCTAAACTTAAAAGAAAGAAGGTGAAAAAATCTTCCTCTGAAAGGAACATTGATTCCAGTAGAAGTTTGCAGGATCTAACTGACTCTCAGTCTTCAGTAAG GCTTTCACAATTAAGCCAAGAATTAAATCTACAAAGTGAGTCCATGTTAAATACAAATGATGAGAGTTCTTTAATGTTAAATGGATGGGAAAG ATCATTCAAAATGACAAAGAGAAAATCAGCTTGTTGTGAAAACGGCGctagtgaaaaaaaatcgaaactaaAAGAGGATGAAGCCATTTCTGAGACCAGTTTTGATTCCTCTGAGATTGCATTCATTGCCTCAACACCGCATAAAAGTAGGAAGAAAACTAAAAGTGATCATGCTGATTCTGACTCCAGTATACCCTGTGCACAAGTGGACCACCAAAGATACATAAAATTCGAAG AATCTCTAAAAGAGGACGAGGATAGTAATTCTTCAAATCAAGAAAGTGCTTGCGAAAAAGAGGACGACATCAAG ctgatatttaagagaaaattttcagaGGTGAATTTTGAGATCCCGGAGCTTCACAGCATTCTGGATCGCGCCTCCAAACCCACGCCCGAACAGCGTAAGCGTATACAGACCGATGGCATTAAAGTGAAATATGGCCGATTTGATAGGCAAGAGGACAGGCAAATCAGGGACAATTGGATGTATTTCGTAGAG TTGAATGAGTTGAACGTGGAACCGGAAGCATTCTTTACCCTGAGTAAGAATCGCATTAGTCTGGCACAAAAGAAGatctttttgcattatttggCCCGAGGCATGCCGGAAAGGACGCCATACAACGTTTATAAACGATTCAAAATCCTAATGCAGACTGCTAAAGTTGGAAG ATTTACAATAGAGGAAGATGCCTGCATAAAGAATTCGCTGATGTCAAATAAGGAAGAACCAGTATCCATTACGAAGTTAGCCAAGAAGCTTCAAAGACTACCTCGTTCTGTAGAAAAGAAAGTGAAAGCTTTAAAGATGAATCAGAGAAACATTAAATGGCACGGAAGAAATATCTGcgttttcataaaatacatACTAAAAGTAACTAAAACCCCAGAAGATCGAATACACGAGTTAAAAACACGGGACGTCACTATGAAAGAGTGGAAGACTCTCTCGATGAAGTTAGACAGCGTTCCAGTGCGGATTCTGCAACGAGTTTGGTACCAATCGCTGTACCCAGCTCTCTTTATTCCTCATGCAGTATGcgatttaaaggaaattaagCTGCAGCTCATTAAAAT GTTGCACGAAAATAATGAAACCGAGTGGTGCAAAGTTGACTGGAAACAATATGCGACACATTTTGAAGGAATGACCGCTTCAAAAGTCTACACGTTGTTCAGGATGCTGGTTACGATCTTCGTGCCAAAAGACAAGAGGACCAATCTTAAGA AATGCCTTAAGCTACTGAAGAAAGTAGAAGAGGCAAGGATCCGTTCTCATCTACTGCACAAAATTATCTACGACAAAGGCGAAATAAAGTATGAAAATCCAGATGTCATTGCAATTTACGATGTTGAttctgatgaaaatttcgaaggaGTGAATTCGTTTGGTTGA
- the LOC136344464 gene encoding transcription termination factor 1-like isoform X1, with protein MKPFSEDTSVSTNGGNIEKFDMQAQDLDYSRSPSMHSKKKKQSIKTITIKDEDSESYCLFTRPKKHGLDIKKEISFNNSISTDNSLVIDESFLGGNSVPKLKRKKVKKSSSERNIDSSRSLQDLTDSQSSVRRLSQLSQELNLQSESMLNTNDESSLMLNGWERSFKMTKRKSACCENGASEKKSKLKEDEAISETSFDSSEIAFIASTPHKSRKKTKSDHADSDSSIPCAQVDHQRYIKFEESLKEDEDSNSSNQESACEKEDDIKLIFKRKFSEVNFEIPELHSILDRASKPTPEQRKRIQTDGIKVKYGRFDRQEDRQIRDNWMYFVELNELNVEPEAFFTLSKNRISLAQKKIFLHYLARGMPERTPYNVYKRFKILMQTAKVGRFTIEEDACIKNSLMSNKEEPVSITKLAKKLQRLPRSVEKKVKALKMNQRNIKWHGRNICVFIKYILKVTKTPEDRIHELKTRDVTMKEWKTLSMKLDSVPVRILQRVWYQSLYPALFIPHAVCDLKEIKLQLIKMLHENNETEWCKVDWKQYATHFEGMTASKVYTLFRMLVTIFVPKDKRTNLKKCLKLLKKVEEARIRSHLLHKIIYDKGEIKYENPDVIAIYDVDSDENFEGVNSFG; from the exons ATGAAGCCTTTCAGTGAAGATACCTCTGTCTCTACAAATGGAGGAAACATTGAGAAGTTTGACATGCAAGCTCAAGACCTGGATTATTCTAGATCACCTTCAATGCA TTCTAAGAAGAAAAAGCAAAGCATAAAGACTATAACTATTAAAGATGAGGACAG TGAAAGTTACTGTCTTTTTACAAGACCTAAAAAACACGGCTTGGATATTAAGAAGGAAATAAGTTTCAACAATTCAATAAGTACAGATAATTCTTTAGTGATAGATGAAAG CTTTTTGGGGGGAAACAGTGTCCCTAAACTTAAAAGAAAGAAGGTGAAAAAATCTTCCTCTGAAAGGAACATTGATTCCAGTAGAAGTTTGCAGGATCTAACTGACTCTCAGTCTTCAGTAAG AAGGCTTTCACAATTAAGCCAAGAATTAAATCTACAAAGTGAGTCCATGTTAAATACAAATGATGAGAGTTCTTTAATGTTAAATGGATGGGAAAG ATCATTCAAAATGACAAAGAGAAAATCAGCTTGTTGTGAAAACGGCGctagtgaaaaaaaatcgaaactaaAAGAGGATGAAGCCATTTCTGAGACCAGTTTTGATTCCTCTGAGATTGCATTCATTGCCTCAACACCGCATAAAAGTAGGAAGAAAACTAAAAGTGATCATGCTGATTCTGACTCCAGTATACCCTGTGCACAAGTGGACCACCAAAGATACATAAAATTCGAAG AATCTCTAAAAGAGGACGAGGATAGTAATTCTTCAAATCAAGAAAGTGCTTGCGAAAAAGAGGACGACATCAAG ctgatatttaagagaaaattttcagaGGTGAATTTTGAGATCCCGGAGCTTCACAGCATTCTGGATCGCGCCTCCAAACCCACGCCCGAACAGCGTAAGCGTATACAGACCGATGGCATTAAAGTGAAATATGGCCGATTTGATAGGCAAGAGGACAGGCAAATCAGGGACAATTGGATGTATTTCGTAGAG TTGAATGAGTTGAACGTGGAACCGGAAGCATTCTTTACCCTGAGTAAGAATCGCATTAGTCTGGCACAAAAGAAGatctttttgcattatttggCCCGAGGCATGCCGGAAAGGACGCCATACAACGTTTATAAACGATTCAAAATCCTAATGCAGACTGCTAAAGTTGGAAG ATTTACAATAGAGGAAGATGCCTGCATAAAGAATTCGCTGATGTCAAATAAGGAAGAACCAGTATCCATTACGAAGTTAGCCAAGAAGCTTCAAAGACTACCTCGTTCTGTAGAAAAGAAAGTGAAAGCTTTAAAGATGAATCAGAGAAACATTAAATGGCACGGAAGAAATATCTGcgttttcataaaatacatACTAAAAGTAACTAAAACCCCAGAAGATCGAATACACGAGTTAAAAACACGGGACGTCACTATGAAAGAGTGGAAGACTCTCTCGATGAAGTTAGACAGCGTTCCAGTGCGGATTCTGCAACGAGTTTGGTACCAATCGCTGTACCCAGCTCTCTTTATTCCTCATGCAGTATGcgatttaaaggaaattaagCTGCAGCTCATTAAAAT GTTGCACGAAAATAATGAAACCGAGTGGTGCAAAGTTGACTGGAAACAATATGCGACACATTTTGAAGGAATGACCGCTTCAAAAGTCTACACGTTGTTCAGGATGCTGGTTACGATCTTCGTGCCAAAAGACAAGAGGACCAATCTTAAGA AATGCCTTAAGCTACTGAAGAAAGTAGAAGAGGCAAGGATCCGTTCTCATCTACTGCACAAAATTATCTACGACAAAGGCGAAATAAAGTATGAAAATCCAGATGTCATTGCAATTTACGATGTTGAttctgatgaaaatttcgaaggaGTGAATTCGTTTGGTTGA
- the LOC136344464 gene encoding transcription termination factor 1-like isoform X5 gives MQAQDLDYSRSPSMHSKKKKQSIKTITIKDEDSESYCLFTRPKKHGLDIKKEISFNNSISTDNSLVIDESFLGGNSVPKLKRKKVKKSSSERNIDSSRSLQDLTDSQSSVRRLSQLSQELNLQSESMLNTNDESSLMLNGWERSFKMTKRKSACCENGASEKKSKLKEDEAISETSFDSSEIAFIASTPHKSRKKTKSDHADSDSSIPCAQVDHQRYIKFEESLKEDEDSNSSNQESACEKEDDIKLIFKRKFSEVNFEIPELHSILDRASKPTPEQRKRIQTDGIKVKYGRFDRQEDRQIRDNWMYFVELNELNVEPEAFFTLSKNRISLAQKKIFLHYLARGMPERTPYNVYKRFKILMQTAKVGRFTIEEDACIKNSLMSNKEEPVSITKLAKKLQRLPRSVEKKVKALKMNQRNIKWHGRNICVFIKYILKVTKTPEDRIHELKTRDVTMKEWKTLSMKLDSVPVRILQRVWYQSLYPALFIPHAVCDLKEIKLQLIKMLHENNETEWCKVDWKQYATHFEGMTASKVYTLFRMLVTIFVPKDKRTNLKKCLKLLKKVEEARIRSHLLHKIIYDKGEIKYENPDVIAIYDVDSDENFEGVNSFG, from the exons ATGCAAGCTCAAGACCTGGATTATTCTAGATCACCTTCAATGCA TTCTAAGAAGAAAAAGCAAAGCATAAAGACTATAACTATTAAAGATGAGGACAG TGAAAGTTACTGTCTTTTTACAAGACCTAAAAAACACGGCTTGGATATTAAGAAGGAAATAAGTTTCAACAATTCAATAAGTACAGATAATTCTTTAGTGATAGATGAAAG CTTTTTGGGGGGAAACAGTGTCCCTAAACTTAAAAGAAAGAAGGTGAAAAAATCTTCCTCTGAAAGGAACATTGATTCCAGTAGAAGTTTGCAGGATCTAACTGACTCTCAGTCTTCAGTAAG AAGGCTTTCACAATTAAGCCAAGAATTAAATCTACAAAGTGAGTCCATGTTAAATACAAATGATGAGAGTTCTTTAATGTTAAATGGATGGGAAAG ATCATTCAAAATGACAAAGAGAAAATCAGCTTGTTGTGAAAACGGCGctagtgaaaaaaaatcgaaactaaAAGAGGATGAAGCCATTTCTGAGACCAGTTTTGATTCCTCTGAGATTGCATTCATTGCCTCAACACCGCATAAAAGTAGGAAGAAAACTAAAAGTGATCATGCTGATTCTGACTCCAGTATACCCTGTGCACAAGTGGACCACCAAAGATACATAAAATTCGAAG AATCTCTAAAAGAGGACGAGGATAGTAATTCTTCAAATCAAGAAAGTGCTTGCGAAAAAGAGGACGACATCAAG ctgatatttaagagaaaattttcagaGGTGAATTTTGAGATCCCGGAGCTTCACAGCATTCTGGATCGCGCCTCCAAACCCACGCCCGAACAGCGTAAGCGTATACAGACCGATGGCATTAAAGTGAAATATGGCCGATTTGATAGGCAAGAGGACAGGCAAATCAGGGACAATTGGATGTATTTCGTAGAG TTGAATGAGTTGAACGTGGAACCGGAAGCATTCTTTACCCTGAGTAAGAATCGCATTAGTCTGGCACAAAAGAAGatctttttgcattatttggCCCGAGGCATGCCGGAAAGGACGCCATACAACGTTTATAAACGATTCAAAATCCTAATGCAGACTGCTAAAGTTGGAAG ATTTACAATAGAGGAAGATGCCTGCATAAAGAATTCGCTGATGTCAAATAAGGAAGAACCAGTATCCATTACGAAGTTAGCCAAGAAGCTTCAAAGACTACCTCGTTCTGTAGAAAAGAAAGTGAAAGCTTTAAAGATGAATCAGAGAAACATTAAATGGCACGGAAGAAATATCTGcgttttcataaaatacatACTAAAAGTAACTAAAACCCCAGAAGATCGAATACACGAGTTAAAAACACGGGACGTCACTATGAAAGAGTGGAAGACTCTCTCGATGAAGTTAGACAGCGTTCCAGTGCGGATTCTGCAACGAGTTTGGTACCAATCGCTGTACCCAGCTCTCTTTATTCCTCATGCAGTATGcgatttaaaggaaattaagCTGCAGCTCATTAAAAT GTTGCACGAAAATAATGAAACCGAGTGGTGCAAAGTTGACTGGAAACAATATGCGACACATTTTGAAGGAATGACCGCTTCAAAAGTCTACACGTTGTTCAGGATGCTGGTTACGATCTTCGTGCCAAAAGACAAGAGGACCAATCTTAAGA AATGCCTTAAGCTACTGAAGAAAGTAGAAGAGGCAAGGATCCGTTCTCATCTACTGCACAAAATTATCTACGACAAAGGCGAAATAAAGTATGAAAATCCAGATGTCATTGCAATTTACGATGTTGAttctgatgaaaatttcgaaggaGTGAATTCGTTTGGTTGA
- the LOC136344464 gene encoding transcription termination factor 1-like isoform X4 yields the protein MKPFSEDTSVSTNGGNIEKFDMQAQDLDYSRSPSMHSKKKKQSIKTITIKDEDSESYCLFTRPKKHGLDIKKEISFNNSISTDNSLVIDESVPKLKRKKVKKSSSERNIDSSRSLQDLTDSQSSVRLSQLSQELNLQSESMLNTNDESSLMLNGWERSFKMTKRKSACCENGASEKKSKLKEDEAISETSFDSSEIAFIASTPHKSRKKTKSDHADSDSSIPCAQVDHQRYIKFEESLKEDEDSNSSNQESACEKEDDIKLIFKRKFSEVNFEIPELHSILDRASKPTPEQRKRIQTDGIKVKYGRFDRQEDRQIRDNWMYFVELNELNVEPEAFFTLSKNRISLAQKKIFLHYLARGMPERTPYNVYKRFKILMQTAKVGRFTIEEDACIKNSLMSNKEEPVSITKLAKKLQRLPRSVEKKVKALKMNQRNIKWHGRNICVFIKYILKVTKTPEDRIHELKTRDVTMKEWKTLSMKLDSVPVRILQRVWYQSLYPALFIPHAVCDLKEIKLQLIKMLHENNETEWCKVDWKQYATHFEGMTASKVYTLFRMLVTIFVPKDKRTNLKKCLKLLKKVEEARIRSHLLHKIIYDKGEIKYENPDVIAIYDVDSDENFEGVNSFG from the exons ATGAAGCCTTTCAGTGAAGATACCTCTGTCTCTACAAATGGAGGAAACATTGAGAAGTTTGACATGCAAGCTCAAGACCTGGATTATTCTAGATCACCTTCAATGCA TTCTAAGAAGAAAAAGCAAAGCATAAAGACTATAACTATTAAAGATGAGGACAG TGAAAGTTACTGTCTTTTTACAAGACCTAAAAAACACGGCTTGGATATTAAGAAGGAAATAAGTTTCAACAATTCAATAAGTACAGATAATTCTTTAGTGATAGATGAAAG TGTCCCTAAACTTAAAAGAAAGAAGGTGAAAAAATCTTCCTCTGAAAGGAACATTGATTCCAGTAGAAGTTTGCAGGATCTAACTGACTCTCAGTCTTCAGTAAG GCTTTCACAATTAAGCCAAGAATTAAATCTACAAAGTGAGTCCATGTTAAATACAAATGATGAGAGTTCTTTAATGTTAAATGGATGGGAAAG ATCATTCAAAATGACAAAGAGAAAATCAGCTTGTTGTGAAAACGGCGctagtgaaaaaaaatcgaaactaaAAGAGGATGAAGCCATTTCTGAGACCAGTTTTGATTCCTCTGAGATTGCATTCATTGCCTCAACACCGCATAAAAGTAGGAAGAAAACTAAAAGTGATCATGCTGATTCTGACTCCAGTATACCCTGTGCACAAGTGGACCACCAAAGATACATAAAATTCGAAG AATCTCTAAAAGAGGACGAGGATAGTAATTCTTCAAATCAAGAAAGTGCTTGCGAAAAAGAGGACGACATCAAG ctgatatttaagagaaaattttcagaGGTGAATTTTGAGATCCCGGAGCTTCACAGCATTCTGGATCGCGCCTCCAAACCCACGCCCGAACAGCGTAAGCGTATACAGACCGATGGCATTAAAGTGAAATATGGCCGATTTGATAGGCAAGAGGACAGGCAAATCAGGGACAATTGGATGTATTTCGTAGAG TTGAATGAGTTGAACGTGGAACCGGAAGCATTCTTTACCCTGAGTAAGAATCGCATTAGTCTGGCACAAAAGAAGatctttttgcattatttggCCCGAGGCATGCCGGAAAGGACGCCATACAACGTTTATAAACGATTCAAAATCCTAATGCAGACTGCTAAAGTTGGAAG ATTTACAATAGAGGAAGATGCCTGCATAAAGAATTCGCTGATGTCAAATAAGGAAGAACCAGTATCCATTACGAAGTTAGCCAAGAAGCTTCAAAGACTACCTCGTTCTGTAGAAAAGAAAGTGAAAGCTTTAAAGATGAATCAGAGAAACATTAAATGGCACGGAAGAAATATCTGcgttttcataaaatacatACTAAAAGTAACTAAAACCCCAGAAGATCGAATACACGAGTTAAAAACACGGGACGTCACTATGAAAGAGTGGAAGACTCTCTCGATGAAGTTAGACAGCGTTCCAGTGCGGATTCTGCAACGAGTTTGGTACCAATCGCTGTACCCAGCTCTCTTTATTCCTCATGCAGTATGcgatttaaaggaaattaagCTGCAGCTCATTAAAAT GTTGCACGAAAATAATGAAACCGAGTGGTGCAAAGTTGACTGGAAACAATATGCGACACATTTTGAAGGAATGACCGCTTCAAAAGTCTACACGTTGTTCAGGATGCTGGTTACGATCTTCGTGCCAAAAGACAAGAGGACCAATCTTAAGA AATGCCTTAAGCTACTGAAGAAAGTAGAAGAGGCAAGGATCCGTTCTCATCTACTGCACAAAATTATCTACGACAAAGGCGAAATAAAGTATGAAAATCCAGATGTCATTGCAATTTACGATGTTGAttctgatgaaaatttcgaaggaGTGAATTCGTTTGGTTGA